A DNA window from Megalobrama amblycephala isolate DHTTF-2021 linkage group LG11, ASM1881202v1, whole genome shotgun sequence contains the following coding sequences:
- the LOC125278931 gene encoding E3 SUMO-protein ligase KIAA1586-like → MKRKQNQMTLFQCFRKPASEATAASSGDAAEDVNLKETTEKETVSVLRGAEEPDVIATLPDDERDENSWPALWTESQAREFKNRHPWLEWRDRKLGCAVCSATKSTGILTEKRVSMSEEWVYFKIQASNTNRSTALTSLRNKIHRHETSRAHEIAQELTEKGGQNVLGNMVRTISETVLAETDAVFRTAYYLAKMNRPFTDHDNLVDLQEKNGVNMGTSLHSRYSSTKIVEHIAKEMQKKIVHSIVSSSSKLSVLIDEATSLSHKSAMIVNLKASVDGATPEFVFLELVELESQKAEDIEEALLDCLYTAGFSEDWLQKNWVSFVSDGASVMLGKNTGVATRLMARYPNLFTWHCMNHRLELAVSDAVDEVQAVNHFRAFMEKIHNLYSQSNKNSRELLEAAQEVGSQVLKIGRVLNTRWVASSFRSVKAVWRSYEALNRHFENAAGDQTRSSKERQTYRGLARRMQSKEFLCDLGLMYDALSELSNLSQQLQAHSVTLLRAEQLLKRTLRVLASFKDTPGEKLEEALTAQALGHLGSVHLESNAKLIPINTKQFLQSLINNMEKRLSFEGEMLHDLSILDTGNWPSTPGIRHGEAQVKRLCRRFNLCEEQAVNGMRDFLEHPESEPESLKPLIRCMQTIPCSTAECERGFSVMNNICTDKRSTLLLSTISNLMMISINGPPVRLFEPRKYVTIWLKSHRSATQARRQCTHQLPEYKHIWKAL, encoded by the exons ATGAAACgaaaacaaaatcaaatgacACTCTTTCAGTGTTTTCGTAAGCCTGCCTCTGAAGCTACTGCCGCTTCTTCGGGTGACGCCGCAGAAGACGTTAATTTGAAAGAAACGACAGAAAAAGAGACCGTTTCTGTCCTTCGCGGTGCAGAAGAGCCCGATGTTATCGCAACGTTACCTG ATGATGAGAGGGATGAGAACTCCTGGCCAGCATTGTGGACTGAAAGTCAGGCTAGGGAATTTAAAAACAGGCATCCTTGGTTagaatggagggacagaaagttaG GTTGTGCTGTTTGCAGCGCAACAAAATCAACAGGAATCCTCACAGAAAAAAGAGTGTCAATGTCCGAGGAGTGGGTGTACTTTAAGATCCAGGCCTCAAACACAAACCGATCAACAGCTCTGACCTCTTTGAGGAACAAAATACACCGACATGAGACATCCAGGGCACACGAAATAGCCCAGGAGCTCACTGAAAAGGGTGGGCAGAATGTACTTGGAAATATGGTGAGAACCATCTCCGAGACTGTGTTGGCTGAGACAGATGCTGTATTCAGAACAGCATACTATCTTGCGAAGATGAACCGACCTTTCACTGACCATGACAATCTCGTTGATCTTCAGGAAAAAAATGGTGTCAACATGGGCACTAGTCTGCACTCAAGGTACAGTTCCACAAAAATTGTGGAACACATAGCAAAAGAgatgcagaaaaaaatagttcACAGTATTGTGTCGTCTTCAAGCAAGTTGTCTGTTCTCATTGATGAGGCAACATCTCTCAGCCACAAATCTGCCATGATTGTCAACTTGAAAGCCTCAGTAGATGGAGCTACTCCTGAATTTGTGTTTCTGGAGCTGGTTGAGCTGGAAAGCCAAAAGGCAGAGGATATAGAAGAAGCTCTCCTTGACTGTTTATACACTGCAGGCTTCAGTGAAGATTGGCTTCAAAAGAACTGGGTTTCATTTGTTTCTGATGGAGCCAGTGTCATGTTGGGCAAGAACACTGGTGTTGCAACCAGGCTGATGGCAAGATACCCTAACCTCTTCACATGGCACTGCATGAACCATCGTTTGGAACTGGCTGTATCTGATGCTGTGGATGAGGTTCAGGCAGTCAACCACTTCAGAGCGTTCATGGAGAAGATCCACAATCTCTACAGTCAGTCAAATAAAAATTCACGGGAGCTTCTGGAAGCAGCGCAAGAAGTGGGCTCACAAGTCCTGAAAATTGGCAGGGTTTTAAATACACGATGGGTGGCCAGCAGCTTCCGTTCTGTAAAGGCTGTGTGGAGGTCGTATGAAGCACTCAACAGACACTTTGAAAATGCTGCAGGAGACCAAACAAGAAGCAGCAAAGAGAGACAAACGTACAGAGGCTTGGCACGTCGTATGCAAAGCAAGGAATTCCTGTGTGACCTAGGACTAATGTACGATGCACTGTCTGAACTTTCAAATCTGTCTCAGCAACTCCAGGCCCATTCAGTCACACTCTTGAGAGCAGAGCAGCTTCTGAAGCGCACCCTCAGAGTGCTGGCATCATTCAAAGACACCCCAGGAGAGAAATTAGAGGAGGCACTGACAgcacaagctttgggacatttAGGATCAGTTCATCTGGAGTCAAATGCAAAGCTCATACCAATCAACACAAAGCAGTTCCTGCAAAGTCTGATTAACAACATGGAGAAGCGCCTCTCATTTGAAGGTGAAATGCTTCATGACCTCAGTATTCTGGATACAGGCAACTGGCCATCAACACCTGGCATACGGCATGGTGAGGCACAAGTGAAACGATTGTGCAGGCGGTTCAATCTTTGTGAAGAGCAAGCAGTTAATGGTATGAGAGATTTCCTTGAGCACCCAGAAAGTGAGCCTGAAAGCTTAAAACCGCTCATACGATGCATGCAGACCATCCCTTGCAGCACTGCTGAGTGTGAAAGGGGCTTCAGTGTCATGAACAATATATGCACTGACAAAAGATCTACACTGTTGTTGTCCACCATAAGTAATTTAATGATGATCAGCATCAATGGGCCCCCAGTAAGACTTTTTGAACCAAGAAAGTATGTCACAATATGGCTAAAAAGCCATCGCTCTGCCACACAGGCAAGGAGGCAGTGCACACATCAGCTGCCAGAGTATAAGCATATTTGGAAAGCATTATAG